A window from Hoeflea sp. IMCC20628 encodes these proteins:
- a CDS encoding glycerophosphodiester phosphodiesterase, with protein sequence MTHKDLGWLTARPIAHRGYHDMNQSIWENTATAFSRAIAANYAIECDIHIATDGVPVVFHDDDLERLCGLSGDVRERTSQELAQLRVGGTTDGVLSLPKLFKLVAGQVPLVIELKGRPGDDEGFADAVVECLEKYDGPVALMSFDHALLRDLKACGATCPLGLTAEGVKPEKFFEHEEAMQMGLDFISYCVHHLPNSYVEGLRKQGVPVITWTVRDAEARALTKAHADQMTFEGFDPDTVADA encoded by the coding sequence ATGACACACAAAGACCTTGGCTGGCTGACCGCCCGCCCGATCGCCCATCGCGGCTATCACGACATGAACCAGAGCATCTGGGAGAACACCGCAACCGCGTTTTCCCGTGCGATTGCAGCCAATTACGCGATCGAGTGCGACATTCACATTGCCACCGATGGCGTGCCGGTGGTGTTTCACGATGATGATCTGGAGCGATTGTGCGGGTTATCGGGCGATGTCCGGGAACGAACGTCGCAGGAACTGGCGCAATTGCGGGTTGGCGGAACGACGGACGGAGTGTTGTCGCTGCCAAAACTGTTCAAGCTGGTTGCTGGCCAGGTGCCGCTCGTTATCGAGCTCAAGGGCCGGCCCGGCGATGATGAAGGCTTTGCCGATGCGGTGGTCGAGTGCCTGGAAAAATATGACGGGCCGGTGGCGTTGATGAGCTTCGACCACGCTCTGCTGCGCGACCTCAAAGCCTGCGGCGCCACCTGCCCGCTGGGACTGACCGCCGAGGGGGTCAAGCCGGAAAAATTCTTCGAGCATGAGGAGGCGATGCAGATGGGGCTGGATTTCATTTCCTACTGTGTGCATCACCTGCCCAACAGCTATGTCGAAGGCCTCCGCAAACAGGGCGTTCCGGTGATCACCTGGACGGTGCGCGATGCCGAGGCGCGAGCACTGACCAAAGCCCATGCCGACCAGATGACATTCGAGGGCTTTGATCCGGACACGGTGGCGGACGCCTGA
- a CDS encoding GNAT family N-acetyltransferase has translation MSTETPEHTLSTIEGMASVKAKEWSRLGGASRGSRSPSSGSQTESTGSDTESGLVYNPFVSHAFLSSLEDSGSVSAEVGWLPRHIVLRGPDGALEGAMPAYIKSHSMGEYVFDHAWADAFERAGGRYYPKLQCSAPFTPATGPRLMVRQGPGDEARRRALAAGGRSLCTQLGLSSVHATFVPEAEIPAFEAEGYLHRTDQQFHFRNPGYKTYDDFLDTLASRKRKQLKKERKAALENGITIEWLTGSDLTESVWDTFYEFYIDTGGRKWGRPYLTREFFSMLGARMADDVLLVMARREGRFIAGAINFIGGDCIYGRHWGCVEDHPFLHFEVCYHQAIDFAIAKGLARVEAGAQGEHKLARGYLPATTHSAHYIEHPGLRRAVADYLERERRDVEHIGQMLSEHGPFRKGGTEPDAGQD, from the coding sequence ATGAGCACTGAGACCCCAGAACACACACTGTCGACCATCGAAGGCATGGCATCGGTCAAGGCTAAGGAGTGGAGCCGGCTTGGCGGTGCATCGCGCGGCTCGCGGTCTCCATCAAGCGGCTCGCAAACGGAATCAACAGGTTCTGATACTGAATCCGGGCTTGTCTATAACCCCTTTGTCAGTCACGCTTTTTTATCATCGTTGGAGGACTCAGGGTCGGTCTCGGCCGAGGTCGGCTGGTTGCCGCGCCACATCGTGCTGCGCGGCCCGGACGGAGCGCTTGAAGGCGCGATGCCAGCCTATATCAAGAGCCATTCGATGGGCGAATATGTGTTTGATCACGCTTGGGCCGATGCGTTCGAGCGCGCCGGCGGGCGCTATTATCCGAAGCTGCAATGCTCGGCGCCGTTCACGCCGGCTACCGGGCCGCGGTTAATGGTGCGGCAGGGTCCTGGCGATGAAGCGCGCAGACGGGCGCTGGCTGCTGGCGGACGCTCGCTGTGCACGCAACTGGGGCTGTCCTCGGTGCATGCGACCTTCGTGCCCGAAGCCGAGATCCCGGCATTCGAGGCCGAGGGCTATCTGCACCGAACGGACCAGCAGTTTCATTTCCGCAATCCGGGCTACAAAACCTATGACGATTTCCTCGACACGCTGGCGTCGCGCAAGCGCAAGCAGCTGAAGAAAGAGCGCAAGGCAGCACTTGAAAACGGCATCACGATTGAATGGCTGACCGGCAGTGACCTGACCGAAAGCGTCTGGGATACATTTTATGAATTCTACATCGACACCGGCGGGCGCAAATGGGGGCGGCCCTATCTGACGCGCGAGTTCTTCTCGATGCTCGGCGCGCGCATGGCTGACGATGTGCTTTTGGTGATGGCGCGGCGCGAGGGCAGGTTCATTGCCGGCGCGATCAATTTCATCGGCGGAGATTGCATCTATGGCCGTCACTGGGGTTGCGTCGAGGATCACCCGTTCCTGCATTTCGAAGTCTGCTATCATCAGGCGATCGATTTCGCCATCGCCAAGGGTCTCGCCCGGGTCGAGGCCGGGGCACAGGGTGAACACAAGCTGGCGCGCGGCTATCTGCCAGCCACCACCCATTCGGCCCATTACATCGAGCATCCAGGGCTACGGCGCGCTGTTGCCGACTATCTCGAGCGCGAACGCCGCGATGTCGAACATATCGGCCAGATGCTGAGCGAGCACGGGCCGTTTCGCAAAGGCGGCACGGAGCCGGACGCCGGTCAGGATTGA
- a CDS encoding HIT family protein: MTAPSYDDSNVFAKILRGEMPAERLYEDEHTLVIMDIMPRGDGHCLVIPKAASRNILDVDLDSLAAVMATTQRMARAVIKAFGADGVTIQQFNESAGGQVVFHLHVHVIPRFDGVAMKPHTGTMEDMGVIKATAEKIRAAL; this comes from the coding sequence ATGACCGCGCCCAGCTATGACGACAGCAATGTGTTTGCGAAGATCCTGCGTGGCGAAATGCCCGCCGAACGGCTCTATGAGGACGAGCATACGCTGGTGATCATGGACATCATGCCGCGTGGCGACGGCCATTGCCTGGTGATCCCCAAAGCCGCGTCGCGCAACATTCTCGATGTCGATCTCGACAGTCTCGCGGCCGTTATGGCAACAACACAGCGGATGGCGCGCGCAGTGATCAAGGCTTTTGGCGCCGATGGCGTGACGATCCAGCAATTCAACGAAAGCGCCGGCGGCCAGGTGGTGTTTCACCTGCATGTGCATGTCATTCCGCGCTTTGACGGCGTGGCGATGAAACCGCACACTGGCACCATGGAAGACATGGGCGTGATCAAGGCCACTGCTGAAAAGATCCGCGCCGCACTCTGA
- a CDS encoding SHOCT domain-containing protein — protein MADLTPETRQALAEIASRHGVGPDAVEHLLMALIAGQGTQAQFNHPELGGMGQWSSGGMTMVGDMFNNGLKAKVDAICNDVAQMMRQSAPLQVPSSSSTQTQSQGSDRAGVSLFVSGFSAGNWWPEGLGQAASTGSQNQMRYAWFPDTSRLAIDSGDGNVRIYDTADHRIGGFSQQQSGDQSLRFTSQHGVVKLSELRQVNATRRNDGTGNHHTSPSLSEALLNTSASEQRSETLTAPPEPSEHEPASLHSTTVPPSVPVTPKDTDETDIFAKIERLAALHHRGILTDAEYQTKKAELLARI, from the coding sequence GTGGCAGACTTGACCCCAGAGACCCGCCAGGCCCTTGCCGAGATCGCCAGCCGTCACGGGGTCGGTCCGGATGCAGTCGAGCATCTGCTGATGGCGTTGATCGCCGGGCAGGGCACCCAGGCCCAGTTCAATCACCCTGAACTTGGCGGCATGGGGCAATGGTCGTCAGGCGGCATGACCATGGTCGGCGACATGTTCAACAATGGGCTGAAAGCCAAGGTCGACGCCATCTGCAACGATGTGGCACAAATGATGCGCCAGTCAGCACCGTTGCAGGTGCCGTCAAGTTCATCCACCCAAACACAGTCGCAAGGCTCTGATCGTGCCGGTGTCAGTCTGTTCGTCTCCGGCTTCTCCGCCGGCAATTGGTGGCCCGAGGGTCTTGGCCAGGCTGCCTCCACCGGGTCGCAGAACCAGATGCGCTACGCCTGGTTCCCCGACACGTCGCGGCTCGCCATTGATTCAGGTGATGGCAATGTCAGAATCTACGACACCGCCGATCATCGTATCGGCGGCTTTTCGCAGCAGCAATCAGGCGATCAGTCCTTGCGCTTCACCTCGCAGCATGGCGTCGTCAAACTGTCGGAGCTGCGGCAGGTCAACGCCACTCGCCGGAACGATGGCACCGGCAACCACCACACCTCGCCATCCCTGTCCGAAGCGCTGCTCAACACATCTGCCAGCGAGCAGAGAAGCGAAACCCTGACAGCACCGCCCGAACCGTCAGAACACGAACCGGCATCGCTTCACTCGACCACGGTCCCGCCGTCAGTGCCTGTCACACCGAAGGACACTGACGAGACCGATATCTTCGCCAAGATCGAACGACTGGCCGCACTTCACCACAGAGGCATTCTTACCGATGCAGAATATCAGACCAAGAAGGCCGAACTACTGGCCCGGATCTGA
- a CDS encoding AzlD domain-containing protein, translating into MSGYEAFDTWWWPYVFIAITGWLATDIWRWLGVLVGNRLKQDSAALTWVRAVATALLAAVIAKLIVYPTGELNNVPLALRLIATLVGFAAFLVSGKRIWVGITVALGLLIGGQLLLG; encoded by the coding sequence ATGAGCGGCTACGAGGCTTTTGACACCTGGTGGTGGCCCTACGTCTTCATCGCCATCACCGGCTGGCTGGCGACCGATATCTGGCGCTGGCTCGGTGTGCTGGTCGGCAATCGATTGAAGCAGGATTCCGCCGCGTTGACCTGGGTTCGCGCGGTCGCCACGGCGCTGCTTGCGGCTGTCATCGCCAAGCTGATTGTCTATCCGACAGGAGAGCTGAACAATGTTCCGCTGGCGTTGCGGCTGATCGCGACATTGGTGGGCTTTGCGGCTTTTCTGGTCAGCGGCAAGCGCATCTGGGTCGGCATCACCGTGGCGCTCGGATTGTTGATCGGCGGCCAGTTGCTGCTCGGCTGA
- a CDS encoding AzlC family ABC transporter permease — protein sequence MSTSSGPRGVHWFLKGARGIVSLPAIILMSAFVGFCGFAAEAGIPFGQTVFMTGLVWALPANVLLVGSILAGASLPAAFITVSLSSIRMMPMVAALIPEIRTEKTPTWLLLFLSHFVAITAYVFTMERIRDVPRDHRVAFFAGFAITVTTANIILVAVIYSTVANLPPMLAGALFFLTPVYFLTSIWASTRDRAGHIAMILGLALGPVFHLVAPEFDILYAGVIGGTLAFFADRFWRRGAGS from the coding sequence ATGAGCACTTCGTCCGGCCCCCGCGGCGTCCATTGGTTTTTGAAAGGCGCGCGCGGTATCGTCTCGCTGCCGGCCATCATTCTGATGAGCGCCTTTGTCGGGTTTTGCGGCTTTGCTGCCGAGGCCGGGATTCCCTTTGGCCAGACCGTGTTCATGACCGGGCTGGTCTGGGCTTTGCCTGCCAATGTGCTGCTCGTGGGGTCCATCCTTGCCGGCGCTTCGCTGCCCGCCGCCTTCATCACTGTCTCGCTGTCTTCGATCCGGATGATGCCGATGGTCGCGGCATTGATCCCGGAAATTCGCACCGAAAAGACCCCGACCTGGCTGCTGCTGTTCCTGTCGCATTTTGTCGCGATCACGGCCTATGTGTTCACCATGGAGCGCATCCGGGATGTGCCGCGTGACCATCGTGTGGCGTTTTTCGCAGGCTTCGCCATCACCGTCACCACCGCCAACATCATACTGGTGGCGGTGATCTATTCCACGGTCGCCAATCTGCCGCCGATGCTGGCCGGTGCGCTGTTTTTTCTCACGCCGGTCTATTTCCTGACTTCGATCTGGGCATCGACTCGGGATCGGGCAGGGCACATCGCCATGATCCTCGGCCTGGCGCTCGGACCGGTGTTCCATCTCGTCGCACCTGAATTCGACATTCTCTATGCCGGAGTCATTGGCGGTACCCTGGCATTCTTCGCTGACCGTTTCTGGAGGCGCGGAGCGGGATCATGA
- the clpA gene encoding ATP-dependent Clp protease ATP-binding subunit ClpA, producing MPSFSNSLEKAIHQALTYANERHHEYATLEHLLLALIEDPDAAAVMGACNVDLDQLRRTVSDYVDKELGNLITGYDEDSKPTSGFQRVIQRAVIHVQSSGREEVTGANVLVAIFAERESHAAYFLQEQEMTRYDAVNFISHGIAKRPGAEEARPVRGSEEPEPDSVKPDTGGEEGAKKKGQDALTAYCVNLNEKAKTGKIDPLIGRVEEVNRTIQILCRRSKNNPLYVGDPGVGKTAIAEGLAKRIVEGDVPDVLADAVIYSLDMGSLLAGTRYRGDFEERLKQVVKELEDLPGAVLFIDEIHTVIGAGATSGGAMDASNLLKPALSSGAIRCIGSTTYKEYRQFFEKDRALVRRFQKIDVAEPTIPDAIEILKGLKPYYEEYHKVGYTDEAIKAAVELSARYITDRKLPDKAIDVIDESGAAQMLLPEKQRKKILTDIEIENTVATMARIPAKTVSKDDTTVLANLDKELRSVVYGQDAAIEALTAAIRLARAGLREPDKPIGSYLFSGPTGVGKTEVAKQLAASLGVELLRFDMSEYMERHTVSRLIGAPPGYVGFDQGGLLTDGVDQHPYCVLLLDEIEKAHPDLFNILLQVMDHGSLTDHNGKKIDFRNVILIMTTNAGAADAAKSAIGFGSSKREGDDMEAINRLFTPEFRNRLDSIIAFGALPAKVVHMVVQKFVMQLEAQLAERNVTFDLGEDAIAWLAEKGYDERMGARPLGRVIQEHIKKELANELLFGKLKHGGTVKVTVGEKADGKNGLILEAIPAEVPVKPKKEKVPAKKRAPAKAKTAAAKTTTRKLPAGKGPKPPKSQPESASAAEAKADVAEKPAPKKPSSAVPKVPRKK from the coding sequence TTGCCTAGCTTTTCAAACAGTCTCGAAAAGGCGATCCATCAGGCGCTGACCTATGCCAACGAGCGGCATCATGAATATGCTACGCTTGAGCATTTGCTGCTTGCCTTGATCGAGGACCCCGATGCGGCGGCCGTCATGGGCGCCTGTAATGTTGATCTCGACCAGTTGCGTCGCACGGTCAGCGACTATGTCGACAAGGAACTTGGCAACCTGATCACAGGCTATGACGAGGATTCCAAGCCGACATCCGGATTTCAGCGCGTCATCCAGCGCGCGGTGATTCACGTCCAGTCCTCCGGCCGCGAGGAAGTCACCGGCGCAAATGTGCTCGTGGCGATTTTCGCCGAACGCGAAAGCCATGCTGCCTATTTCCTTCAGGAGCAGGAAATGACCCGCTACGACGCGGTCAATTTCATCTCCCACGGCATCGCCAAGCGTCCAGGCGCCGAAGAAGCGCGTCCGGTGCGTGGCTCGGAAGAGCCGGAGCCGGATTCCGTCAAGCCGGACACCGGCGGCGAAGAGGGCGCCAAGAAGAAGGGTCAGGATGCCCTGACCGCCTATTGTGTCAACCTCAATGAAAAAGCCAAGACCGGCAAGATCGATCCGTTGATCGGTCGCGTCGAGGAGGTCAACCGGACCATCCAGATCCTCTGCCGCCGCTCCAAGAACAACCCGCTCTATGTGGGTGATCCCGGCGTTGGCAAGACTGCGATTGCCGAAGGCCTGGCCAAGCGCATCGTCGAAGGCGATGTGCCCGATGTGCTGGCTGATGCGGTGATCTATTCGCTCGACATGGGTTCACTCCTGGCCGGCACGCGCTATCGCGGCGATTTCGAGGAGCGCCTCAAGCAGGTGGTCAAGGAACTCGAGGATCTGCCAGGCGCAGTGCTGTTCATCGACGAAATCCACACCGTCATCGGTGCTGGCGCCACATCCGGCGGGGCAATGGACGCGTCCAACCTGCTCAAGCCGGCTCTGTCGTCGGGTGCGATCCGCTGCATCGGCTCCACCACCTACAAGGAATATCGCCAGTTCTTCGAAAAGGACCGGGCCCTGGTGCGTCGTTTCCAGAAGATCGACGTTGCCGAGCCGACGATTCCCGATGCGATCGAGATCCTCAAGGGCCTAAAACCCTATTATGAGGAGTACCACAAGGTCGGTTATACGGACGAGGCGATCAAGGCAGCGGTCGAACTCTCGGCGCGCTATATCACTGACCGGAAATTGCCCGACAAGGCGATCGACGTGATTGATGAATCGGGTGCGGCGCAGATGCTGCTGCCTGAAAAACAGCGCAAGAAGATACTGACCGACATCGAGATCGAAAACACCGTCGCCACCATGGCGCGGATACCGGCCAAGACCGTGTCGAAAGACGACACTACGGTTCTGGCCAATCTCGACAAGGAACTGCGCTCGGTGGTTTACGGCCAGGATGCAGCAATCGAAGCATTGACGGCGGCAATCCGTCTGGCCCGCGCCGGACTGCGCGAACCCGACAAGCCGATCGGCTCCTACCTGTTCTCCGGCCCAACCGGCGTCGGCAAGACCGAAGTCGCCAAGCAACTCGCTGCTTCGCTCGGGGTCGAGCTGCTGCGCTTCGACATGTCGGAATACATGGAGCGACACACGGTCTCGCGTCTCATCGGCGCGCCTCCGGGCTATGTCGGCTTTGACCAGGGCGGCCTTCTCACCGATGGCGTCGACCAGCATCCTTACTGTGTGCTGCTGCTCGACGAGATCGAAAAGGCCCATCCCGACCTGTTCAACATCCTGTTGCAGGTCATGGATCACGGCTCGCTCACCGATCACAACGGCAAGAAGATCGATTTCCGCAATGTCATACTGATCATGACCACAAATGCGGGCGCGGCAGATGCTGCCAAATCGGCGATCGGCTTTGGTTCGTCCAAGCGTGAAGGCGACGACATGGAAGCGATCAACCGGCTGTTCACGCCGGAGTTCCGCAACCGTCTCGACTCCATCATCGCCTTTGGCGCGCTGCCGGCCAAGGTCGTGCACATGGTCGTGCAGAAGTTTGTCATGCAGCTCGAAGCCCAGCTGGCCGAACGCAATGTCACCTTCGACCTTGGAGAAGATGCGATCGCCTGGCTTGCAGAGAAGGGTTACGACGAGCGAATGGGCGCGCGGCCGCTTGGCCGGGTGATCCAGGAGCACATCAAGAAGGAGCTCGCCAATGAACTGCTGTTCGGCAAGCTCAAGCATGGCGGCACGGTCAAGGTCACCGTTGGCGAGAAGGCCGATGGCAAAAACGGCCTGATCCTCGAGGCTATTCCGGCAGAAGTGCCTGTCAAGCCAAAGAAGGAAAAGGTGCCCGCCAAGAAGCGCGCACCGGCCAAGGCCAAGACCGCTGCGGCAAAGACCACGACGCGCAAGCTACCGGCGGGCAAGGGTCCCAAACCCCCTAAATCGCAGCCGGAATCAGCAAGTGCGGCTGAGGCCAAGGCAGACGTTGCGGAAAAGCCCGCACCGAAAAAGCCGTCGAGCGCCGTTCCCAAGGTTCCGCGCAAGAAATAG
- the clpS gene encoding ATP-dependent Clp protease adapter ClpS, translating to MQADKKTGNGGPDRGISVITRTKPQVKKPSLYRVLLLNDDYTPMEFVIHVLERFFQKDREQATRIMLHVHNHGVGECGVFTYEVAETKVTQVMDCARDNHHPLQCVMEKK from the coding sequence ATGCAGGCGGACAAGAAAACCGGAAACGGAGGGCCCGACAGGGGCATCTCCGTCATCACCCGTACAAAACCGCAAGTCAAAAAACCAAGTCTCTACCGGGTTTTGCTGCTCAATGACGATTACACTCCGATGGAGTTTGTGATTCATGTGCTTGAGCGTTTTTTTCAAAAGGACCGCGAACAGGCCACACGAATCATGTTGCATGTACACAATCACGGGGTCGGTGAGTGCGGCGTCTTCACCTACGAGGTGGCTGAAACCAAAGTGACCCAGGTCATGGATTGCGCCCGCGATAATCATCATCCGCTGCAATGCGTGATGGAAAAGAAATGA
- a CDS encoding phasin family protein, whose amino-acid sequence MMNFDATSKMNKEAMDSMLTAASSMTKGFQQIAAEATDYSKKSYEDNAAVVEKLVSAKSLDKAIEIQTDFAKSSYETFVAQATKMSELYADLAKQAYKPFEAAAAKVSA is encoded by the coding sequence ATGATGAACTTTGATGCGACATCGAAAATGAATAAAGAAGCCATGGACAGCATGCTGACTGCGGCTTCCTCGATGACCAAGGGTTTCCAGCAGATCGCTGCTGAAGCCACCGATTATTCCAAGAAGTCCTATGAAGACAACGCAGCCGTCGTCGAGAAGCTAGTTTCGGCCAAGAGCCTCGACAAGGCCATCGAAATTCAGACCGACTTCGCCAAGTCTTCCTACGAGACGTTTGTTGCCCAGGCTACCAAGATGAGCGAACTCTATGCAGACCTCGCCAAGCAGGCCTACAAGCCTTTCGAAGCCGCTGCCGCCAAGGTCAGCGCCTGA
- a CDS encoding serine hydrolase, which yields MAVGSAPASANSKYAGIVVDAKTGKTLYENDADELRYPASLTKMMTLYLTFEALDRGAINLNTRVKFSANAAKEPPTKLGVGTGNSITVEQVIYSLVTKSANDAATAMGEYLGGSEKKFASMMTAKARSLGMSRTTFRNAHGLPNSEQVTTARDMAKLGIALREHFPRHYKYFSTRSFKFGKTSMGNHNRLLGVVRGVDGIKTGYTRASGFNLVSSVVDRDRSIVAVVMGGRTGASRNAQMKDLISRYLLKASTSGNGDLIAKRGSSNFGIAAAVAALELPKIGPVPERRHESGQRLALAYADTTPAQVLGRDALVKSLKAQKIAIPQPAPAYIPPMPVETAYAQSVDPVTTASTAPREGWMIQIGAMPDKNAAVDLLNRAKGLGGQALSSAEPFTMAFAKDNQQLYRARFGGFDGQTSATNACKALKKKGFACWATAK from the coding sequence ATGGCAGTGGGATCAGCACCCGCATCGGCAAATTCCAAATATGCAGGCATCGTTGTCGATGCCAAGACCGGAAAAACGCTGTACGAAAATGACGCCGACGAGCTGCGTTATCCGGCATCACTGACCAAGATGATGACCCTGTACCTGACATTTGAAGCGTTGGATCGCGGCGCGATCAATCTGAACACAAGGGTCAAGTTTTCTGCCAATGCAGCCAAAGAGCCGCCAACCAAACTTGGCGTCGGCACGGGAAATTCCATTACGGTTGAACAGGTGATCTATTCGCTGGTGACCAAATCTGCAAACGACGCAGCAACCGCGATGGGTGAATATCTGGGTGGGTCGGAGAAGAAATTCGCTTCGATGATGACTGCCAAGGCACGGTCGCTCGGCATGTCGCGGACCACATTCCGCAACGCCCACGGACTTCCGAACTCCGAACAGGTCACCACCGCCCGGGACATGGCCAAACTCGGCATTGCGCTGCGCGAGCATTTTCCGCGCCACTATAAGTATTTCTCCACCCGATCGTTCAAATTCGGCAAGACCAGCATGGGCAACCACAACCGGTTGCTGGGTGTCGTGCGCGGTGTCGACGGCATCAAGACCGGCTACACCCGCGCTTCGGGCTTCAACCTGGTCTCCTCGGTTGTTGATCGCGACCGTTCGATCGTTGCCGTGGTGATGGGTGGACGCACCGGCGCGAGCCGCAATGCCCAGATGAAAGACCTTATCTCGCGGTATTTGCTGAAGGCCTCGACTTCCGGAAACGGTGACCTCATCGCCAAGCGCGGTTCGTCCAATTTCGGTATCGCCGCCGCCGTGGCAGCTCTCGAGCTCCCCAAGATCGGACCTGTTCCCGAACGCCGGCACGAATCGGGTCAGCGTCTGGCCCTGGCTTACGCCGACACCACGCCGGCACAGGTTCTCGGGCGTGACGCGCTGGTCAAGTCGTTGAAAGCCCAGAAAATCGCCATTCCGCAGCCCGCACCGGCCTACATTCCGCCAATGCCGGTTGAGACTGCTTATGCACAGTCGGTCGATCCGGTGACGACTGCTTCCACCGCTCCCAGAGAGGGCTGGATGATACAGATCGGTGCAATGCCGGACAAGAATGCTGCGGTAGACCTGCTGAACCGCGCCAAGGGTCTTGGCGGCCAGGCACTCTCATCAGCAGAGCCGTTCACCATGGCCTTCGCCAAAGACAACCAACAGCTCTACCGCGCCCGTTTCGGCGGCTTTGACGGCCAGACATCGGCCACAAATGCCTGCAAGGCGCTGAAGAAGAAGGGTTTTGCCTGCTGGGCAACAGCCAAGTGA
- a CDS encoding DUF1489 family protein — MALHMLKLCVGAESVEDQRDSVQRRLAMMAAAGQKPEQFHTTRMVPKRAAELIDGGSLYWVIKGNIQARQRFLDVRPFVDVDGISRCHLVLEPVLHETSWAPRRPFQGWRYLDPDDAPPDFGSSDASDMPAELRRELAGLGLL, encoded by the coding sequence ATGGCTCTTCACATGCTCAAACTCTGCGTCGGCGCCGAAAGCGTCGAAGATCAACGCGATTCAGTTCAGCGCCGTCTGGCGATGATGGCTGCTGCCGGACAGAAACCGGAACAGTTCCATACCACCCGGATGGTCCCGAAGCGGGCGGCTGAGCTCATCGATGGCGGGTCGCTCTACTGGGTGATCAAGGGCAACATCCAGGCCAGGCAACGCTTTCTCGATGTCCGCCCCTTTGTCGATGTCGACGGGATTTCGCGCTGTCATCTGGTTCTCGAGCCGGTCCTGCACGAGACCTCATGGGCGCCGCGGCGTCCGTTCCAGGGCTGGCGTTATCTTGATCCGGACGACGCGCCGCCGGATTTCGGCAGCTCGGATGCGAGCGATATGCCGGCCGAGCTTCGGCGCGAACTGGCCGGTCTCGGGCTGTTGTAA